The window atgttgtatagcGCTGAGTGTTAGCCgagtaaaaggcgacatgttcaacagctaGGTGTAGCGGAGATGCACATGTTGAAATGAATGTGTGGTCATACAAGAAAGGATCAAATGAGAAATGATGATATATGGGATAGAGTCGGGGTAGCATTGATTGAAGAAATGCTTATTCAACATTATATAAGATAGTTACCTCCATaaactccagtgcatagcggatgatGAAAGTGTATTGATAATTTCAAGAGAGGTCGGGATAAACTACAcccgggcaaacgtcgggccgggtCGGGTTCGGGCCGGGCTTGACAAAGCCCGAAGAGAAAttcccaagcccgagcccggcccggcccggcccgaagtACATGAACAGTGACactttttaattaaattaatcatttTCGGGATATTATTTTAATTTATTATACCTATATTTCAAATAAaatatgttttttatatatttcggGCTTTATTCGGGCTTTCGGGCCGGGCTTCGGGTCAGAAAAtggagcccgagcccggcccgaatgtcGGGCTTCGGGTTCGGGCCGACGGGCCGGGTTGTCCATGACCGGGTCTAGGATAAACTGAACTTGACATGTGAGGAGTCTGTAAAGAGATATTTGAAGGACTGGAGTATCATCAAAGAAGTAGTCATGGACAGATGTGCCTAGAGCCTTATCATCCATGTGCCGAAACCATGAGTTGTTCGCAAGATATTATGTGTTTCAACTCTAATCTACCTCAATTTGTTTGGGACAGAAGTATGTGGAAGCTCATCATCCATAATCTTGCTGGTGCTGGTGCTGTTGCTTGTTGTAAacattactccctcctttccggtttataaggctcaattcaaaaatctcaccaaccaagatagatgatgagtgatggaatattttttgtagtttgcaaaagcacccaattaatgctcttgttttcctcaaaaaattatatttacgaatgcattaattgcaatgcatgcatgcataaagtgcatgcattggtcaattttctcttaatacttgcatgcaataatttaatgcaccttaaagtctgaacatgtgatggagaacaatcaaattgagccttataaaatggaaaaactaaaattttaagataagccctataaaccgaaaaggagggagtacataacaaTTAATAATACTATAAACAAGTGAATTTTGGTGCCAAAATATGATTAAATACTTCCTGCACACACACGAAAAGAAATCAAGACGGCCTTATTGCCATTCTtacatcatgcatataggcatgttGTGTCACTAAAATTCACTACGATTTGGTAGCTTGTCATGCACTGATCTATCACTGTAAACATGATTATTTTTTTCACGGCTTTCGAAAGGGGTGGGTAATAGGATTTTTTTACCAATATATGTGTTGTATGAAATATTAGCGATCCATACAAAGCGCTATGACGTCGCATCCAGACACGGAGAAGACACGGCGAAAGTAGACGATCACACACCAGCAGCATGAAAAATATATTACTTTCCTCCTCGCTGTTCTTAGTTTTATATCCTTGAAAGATTGGCGATAGAAATGTCAAACCACAATTATTTCGTCGAGACTCTTATCTTTCTTTTGTTTAACGAAGATGGCGATGAGGGCCAATATGTCCTCGTTTCATGACATCTCGAGTAAAGTAACGCCAATGATTAAGTGTTTCTTTTCCGAAGAAATGATTAGTAAAGGTTTCAAGGTCAACCCTCGGCTGCACCATACGCTATGATAATGCTAGTTTCGGGACATCCATGTACGTAGCTGTGTTGGACAGGGAGCATCATTCCGTACGATTTGTCCTTTGGTGTACTTTGGCGTGCACAACCGAAAACTTAGCGCGGCTATGCATGTGCTTTGTTTGACACATGGCTCATTATCGTGTTGGATGAaaagtactccctctataaattaatataaaagcgtttagatcattaaAATAGTAATCTAAATACTATTATATTATTTACAGAGGAAGTACTATCATATGAGAGTCACTTTCTGGAATGGGCGTCTCAGTTGGTCAGGAGTGTTtgcatttttttttgaatttattctaGGTTTTACAGTGATGTCTGTGTAGTGATATATGATGTTCCTGTCGACTATGATGTATATAATGACTTTCTCAATCTCATGATATACCGTCTTAGTCTCTCGAAGATGCTCATACGGATAACGTGCGCCTCAACTACAAGGTGCATGTGATGACTGCGTCAATTTTGAGATGTGTTGACTTAATCTCTCGGAAGTGTTCGTAGGGATAAGTGTACCTCAACTACATGGTATCTCTCGAGATATGCCGGTAGATTGTCATAGGTGTTCCTAGGATATGTGTGTGCGCGCACATGTGTTCAAGTAAGTAACATGTGTATATGAACGTCTATGTTTGTACTTTTTTTCGACTCACTTTCACAAGGAAATCTAAACCAAGTATATCACACCGTATGTGCTCCTGCCTTACCGCAATTATCACCCAAATGTAGTACCCCACATGAAGTGAAATTCATATCCAAAAATTTGTTAAAATTTAAAACACCAATAGTTTTACTAGATGCCGAGTTTTACGTATTGACGACAGGCAAGCATATTTTACCCTTTTCTTCGACCGTGTTTTTTTATCGACTTATAAAACAAGCCCCAGGTCATACGAGCAGTGAACTCACACCGGCATATGCGTAAGCATAACTGAGGTCACATGTACAAGTAAAAAAAAGGTGAAACGCGATGCCAAAACGATCCGGAGACCACACCGTCGCGTTAAGTAAAGGCATTATTTGTCGACGTAATTAAAAAAGACATTATTTGTCGACGTAATTAAAAAAAGGCATTATTTGTCGCCTACTCCATATATACACACCTAAGTACTACATCGGCAAGTAACCTACCTTGGAGAAGATGAGTTCTCTGAtctggttaaaatagcaccaatgaTTGGGATTTGTTTATCTGGCGGCTAAGTCAATGGACGCAAGCAATCTCGGCAGCCGCAAACCGAGGCCTCATTTGCTAAGTAACCAATCTTCTTCGATCTGGTGGCAGCATTCGTTTGAATATGTTTTACCCGCGTGAACACGAGAGAGACACCAATGACTTTTAAGTGCTCATGAGGCTTGGATTAAAATAGCACCAATTATCacccaggtactccctccgttccataatgtagcgcatatagattttctacaaagtcaaactttataaactttgaccaagtttatagagaaaactatttatatctacaataccaaatgtaTATAATATGAAAGTATGTGTTGTGATGTATCTAAGCACAcgtatttggtattctagatgtatatgattttctctacaaacttggtcaaagtttataaagtttgacttctagaaaaatctatatgcgctacattgtggaacggagggagtatgataatgTACCAGCTGCTGGGTGTACGGTCAGTGCCACCTCAAGCAAACGAAAGCTTCATGTCAACTCTCAGGAGCAACCTCATGTGCTAGCTCAAATCTGCACCGCTCTATTTAAACAAGCCCTCACCTTCTTCCTCCAACGGGAGCTAGCTACCTGCAGCTGCAGACCTTCGCCGCTAACCCGGAGTAGAACTGCAAGCTGCAACACCCCCTGAAGGAGATGTCGGCCCAGGCGGAGGAGCCGCGGGGCACGGAGACGGTGCCTGCCCCGCTCAAGCGCCATGACTCGCTGTGGGGTGATGCAGAGAAGGTGTCCCATTCCAACCACCATGGCTCCCGGGTATGTATATCATGTGTCGTCCTTCCCCTGCAATTCAGAGGGCCATGTCAATTCGCCGGCAGCAATGGTGCAATCTATCTGACGGAGCAGTGTGAGTACCCTACTTAACTTCCTCTGGGCGACGCATGCATGATATATATATGCAGGTGAGCTGGGTCCGGACGCTGAGCCTCGCGTTCCAGAGCGTCGGCATCATCTACGGCGACATCGGGACGTCGCCGCTCTACGTCTACTCCAGCACCTTCCCCGACGGCATCAAGCACAACGACGACCTCCTGGGCGTCCTGTCGCTCATCATCTACACCCTCATCATCATACCCATGCTCAAGTACGTCTTCATCGTGCTCTACGCAAACGACAACGGAGATGGTATATATGCATACGCATTTACGCATATATAACCCCAATTAGTTCCATCAAATTAGCATACGTACCTGCTTGCTGGATTGCTGAAGCTGGACTGCACGCTGCTCTTCTTGCTGGCTGGCTGTTGTTTGCAGGTGGCACGTTTGCGCTTTACTCGCTGATATCGCGGTATGCGAAGATCAGGATGATACCGGACCAGCAGGCCGAGGATGCTGCGGTGTCGAATTACCGGATAGAAGCGCCCAACTCGCAGCTGAGGAGGGCGCAGTGGGCCAAGCAGAAGCTCGAGTCTAGCAAGGCGGCCAAGATCGCGCTCTTCACCCTCACCATCCTCGGCACATCCATGGTGATCGGCGATGGAACCTTGACGCCCGCAATCTCTggtaatcaatcaatcaatcaatcatgtATCAAAGAGTCAACGCCTATTAATTATATACAGTATTAATATTCTCATGCATAAAAGGAGAAGTAATACTAACATACATATATTTTGTTCATGGCAGTGCTGTCTGCAGTGAGTGGGATCAGAGAAAAAGCGCCAAGCCTGACTCAAAGTATGTGAATCCAAGGAAGGATTAGTAGCTAAGAAGTTTGCTTATATTTCTTACCCATCAGTCCATCACACCGATCTGACGGCCTTCCGTGGTTGTTTGAACAGCACAAGTGGTGCTCATCTCGGTGGCGATCCTGTTCATGCTCTTCTCGGTCCAGCGTTTCGGGACCGACAAGGTCGGCTACACGTTTGCTCCGGTCATCTCGGTGTGGTTCCTTTTCATTGCGGGCATCGGGTTGTACAACCTCGTCGTTCATGATGTCGGTGTCCTACGGGCCTTCAATCCGATATATATCATACAGTACTTCAAGAGGAATGGCAAGGAGGGATGGGTTTCACTTGGTGGAGTCATCTTGTGTGTCACAGGTAACCAACAATTTAACCTTTTCTGACTCACTGAAAAGACCTTGtgttgcctgcctgcctgcctgcataGGCTGTAATATAATAGTTAATCTGACAGGCACAGAAGGTATGTTTGCTGACCTGGGACATTTCAACATCAGGGCTGTTCAGGTACTTCAATGTTTATTAGATATAGATTCATTCTGGAAGTCAACTATCTTTCCCTAGCCACAAGTCATAACAGAACCATGCATATATATCCCACAGATCAGCTTCAACGGCATCTTGTTCCCGGCTGTTGGGCTGTGTTACATCGGCCAGGCGGCTTACCTGAGGAAATTCCCAGAGAACGTGGCAAACACCTTCTATAGATCTATCCCAGGTAGGTACAAGAACAAATAAGCATATTCCCAGCAAATATATGTACTTGGTAAATAAATAGATAAATATGTGTGCATGTTCCTCCTGCAGCACCCATGTTCTGGCCAACCTTCATCGTTGCCATCCTTGCTGCCATCATAGCAAGCCAAGCTATGCTGTCCGGCGCATTTGCCATCCTCTCCAAGGCTCTGTCTCTGGGTTGCATGCCCAGGGTTCAAGTCATCCACACATCACACAAGTACGAGGGGCAGGTGTACATTCCTGAAGTCAACTTCATAATGGGATTGGCGAGCATCGTAGTCACCGTCGCCTTCAGAACCACCACCAGCATCGGACATGCTTATGGTAAGTTGGTACCCACCACTCCCACTTCAATGGTTTGTGTTTGATGATCCTTTCAACAGCCTGATGGGTCAAAATTTGATGTGATACGTATGTTGGTGGCTCGCAGGGATCTGTGTTGTTACTACATTCATCATCACCACCCACCTGATGACCGTCGTGATGCTCCTCATATGGAAGAAGCACGTCATCTTCATCGCGCTCTTCTACGTCGTGTTTGGCTCCatagagttgatctacctctcTTCCATACTGTCGAAATTCATCGAGGGCGGCTACCTCCCCATCTGCTTCGCGCTGGTCGTGATGAGCCTGATGGCGGCATGGCACTACGTCCAAGTCAAGAGGTACTGGTACGAGCTGGATCACATCGTGCCCACCAGTGAACTGACAGTGCTGCTCGAGAAGAACGATGTGAGGAGGATCCCTGGGGTTGGCCTCCTCTACACGGAGCTGGTCCAGGGCATCCCTCCGGTGTTCCCTCGGCTGATCGAGAGGATACCATCCGTGCACTCCATCTTCATGTTCATGTCCATCAAGCACCTGCCCATCTCGCGTGTCCTGCCCGCAGAGAGGTTTCTCTTCCGGCAGGTCGGCCCGAGGGAGCAGCGGATGTTCCGCTGCGTGGCGCGGTATGGATATACCGACACGCTGGAGGAGCCCAAGGAGTTTGTGGCCTTCCTCATGGATGGGCTCAAGATGTTCATTCAGGAGGAGAGCGCATTCGCACACAACGAAGTGGAGGAGATCACCGCTGGTGGTGAAGCTTCCAGTGATCAGCCATCTATGGCATCGGGGCGATCCACGCGCAATGCAGTGCACAGCGAGGAGACGGTCCAAGCCAGGGTGAGCAGCCACTCGTCGGGGAGGATCGCTAGCTTCCGTTCCAACCGGACAGTCGAGGAGGAGAAGCAACTGATCGACAGAGAGGTGGAACACGGGATGGTGTATCTGATGGGTGAGGCCAATGTCACCGCCAAAGCCAACTCGTCGGTGTTCAAGAAGATGGTGGTCAACTATGTTTACACATTCTTGAGGAAGAACTTGACGGAGGGGCACAAGGCACTAGCCATTCCGAAAGATCAGTTGCTCAAAGTTGGGATCACATACGAGATATAGTGATTTCACCCC is drawn from Triticum dicoccoides isolate Atlit2015 ecotype Zavitan chromosome 4A, WEW_v2.0, whole genome shotgun sequence and contains these coding sequences:
- the LOC119287660 gene encoding potassium transporter 1-like; this encodes MSAQAEEPRGTETVPAPLKRHDSLWGDAEKVSHSNHHGSRVSWVRTLSLAFQSVGIIYGDIGTSPLYVYSSTFPDGIKHNDDLLGVLSLIIYTLIIIPMLKYVFIVLYANDNGDGGTFALYSLISRYAKIRMIPDQQAEDAAVSNYRIEAPNSQLRRAQWAKQKLESSKAAKIALFTLTILGTSMVIGDGTLTPAISVLSAVSGIREKAPSLTQTQVVLISVAILFMLFSVQRFGTDKVGYTFAPVISVWFLFIAGIGLYNLVVHDVGVLRAFNPIYIIQYFKRNGKEGWVSLGGVILCVTGTEGMFADLGHFNIRAVQISFNGILFPAVGLCYIGQAAYLRKFPENVANTFYRSIPAPMFWPTFIVAILAAIIASQAMLSGAFAILSKALSLGCMPRVQVIHTSHKYEGQVYIPEVNFIMGLASIVVTVAFRTTTSIGHAYGICVVTTFIITTHLMTVVMLLIWKKHVIFIALFYVVFGSIELIYLSSILSKFIEGGYLPICFALVVMSLMAAWHYVQVKRYWYELDHIVPTSELTVLLEKNDVRRIPGVGLLYTELVQGIPPVFPRLIERIPSVHSIFMFMSIKHLPISRVLPAERFLFRQVGPREQRMFRCVARYGYTDTLEEPKEFVAFLMDGLKMFIQEESAFAHNEVEEITAGGEASSDQPSMASGRSTRNAVHSEETVQARVSSHSSGRIASFRSNRTVEEEKQLIDREVEHGMVYLMGEANVTAKANSSVFKKMVVNYVYTFLRKNLTEGHKALAIPKDQLLKVGITYEI